The Nicotiana sylvestris chromosome 6, ASM39365v2, whole genome shotgun sequence genomic sequence aaaatgtgaaaagaaaatgcTACTACTATATAAAAGGGTACTCACTGATTGTTGGGAAATGTGACCCATGCTTCCTGATGGATTCCCCAAGTATGGAGAGCTTAATGCCTGCATTGGTGCACGAGAGAGCAAAAAGTAAAATCAAATTTACACCAGAAATAGCAAAGATAATTCTCTGCTTTTTTTCCCTTGATGTGTTTAATTCTCGTATTATCAAGTCACTTAAAACATAATTACAGTTAATAAGCCGTAATAACACCATCAACTCACTTAAAGATGATTATAGTGCATGACTCGTAATAATTAACACTATTAGGTCACTTAGGGGTCGTTCCGTACCTGAGATAAAGATAATAATTCCGAGATAAAGTTTGGAATTATTTTTTTactcatatttggtttggggtattAGCTAATTTCGGTATAACTTTTACATTAAAATCATGGGATTAGTTATTCCCAAATAAAAGGTGTGATAACTAATCCCATAGCATATATCCTGGGATATCCCATCATTGTACCAAACGACTCCTTAAAGATAATTACAGCTAACTATCTATAATAAGTAAAACTAGTTACCTAAAAAACAAAGAAGCACTAACCTGCTACAACtgtatactccctccgtttcaatttagatgacataCTTTCTTTGTTTATCCGTTTCAAAAAGACTGACACATTTATAATTGGAAATAATCCAACTTTAAGCATTATATTTTACTCGTTTTATCCTTGATGAGAACCTTTTATAACCATACAAACAGTGGCGAAACCAGAAATTTActcaagggtgttcaaacttgtAAGAAGTGAAAAAAAATCTCCAAGAAAGAGTGTTCAATttgtgttatatacctctaaaatctaatattttacctatacaTGCAGTGTAAGACCACCCTTTACAACATGTAGCTTCGCCCATGCATACAAATGTCATACTCCCACAAaacttttaccccttaagcttttaagaccacaagtttcaaaaatctcCCTCTTTTCTCTTAAACTTCGTACCGAGTCAAACTAACTTATCAAAATTGAAATGGATAGAGTAACAGTACTATTAATGTGGAGTAGAGTATAATATATGTTAAATGCGCTTTTGAAAATAAGgtagaaaaggaagaaaaaagagaCCTGAATTTGACCCTGAAGGAATCTGACGTAGCCAATAGCTTCTGACAAGACGGAGGCTGTATCAGTCTGCAAAAGAGAAACATGACATGTCTATCTCAGCAAACACACAAAGCCATTTTATTCTttaattttctctctttttctttcttctttttgtgtTGAAAACTTTAAGACAGGGCTTTATGGGTAAGATTAAAGCATAAGGGAATCTTGATGTGTTTCTGCAATATGAGTTTCATTATAAACTATATCAACTGTCCTAcactaataacaattaaattgctTCAACTTATATACATTGACAACGTAAAAACTTTTAAATTATCAATGTATTTAGCCTATTGCAGTAGCTAACCTAACTTATTTTCTAGGTTATCTACCACTTTTTATGAGCAATTGTATGTAAATATCGTCTGGGGCATAGTTAAAAGCCCGTTAGGTGTTAATTTTTTCATTAAATATGaacaaatattaaatttagaaTCAGTTATTAGCACTTGAAATCGTTATTTCAAAATTCAGAATTCATAAAATTAAAATCTTTCCGCCTGTGAATATCGTGACTTAATAGTGtaagaaagttaaaaattaaACTCTCATTAATTACTTTACCTTTCCAAATGGAGAAACAAGTTGGTGAAGTGCTGTTATTCTATCCCCTAGCTTCTCCTTTCTTACCTGCTTtaaaaaaaagacaacaaaatTCTGTCAAGGGAATTTTATTTTGCTACATTATTTTCAGTAAATATAATTTCTTGTTATTATTCGAGTGTCTAAATTAAAGGAGAGAAATTTGCCTTTAGAGAAGGTTGGGCTGAAGAATGCTGAACCCTAGCTTTTTTACTTATTCCACCACTGCTTGTGCTGTTACACTTTAATGGAGGCATAAAATAAAGTCAATAAAGTCAAGAAAAAATTACCCACTAAATTAAGTTCAAACTTAATACTAATAATTATCAGCCAAAAAAATTAGGAGTAGTAATTAATTAACCTCTCTTTTTGGATGATTAATTCGTAATGGTAATCATGAACTTATTTTGGCATTTATATATATCACTTTCTACTTTTTAAAATGTTAATGATGAACTTATtgacttgtatatatatatacaaagatGAGATGTAGAAATCAACTTTTTACCctatcttcctttttctttttaatttcttacCTCAGATGAATTGTCTGGATGTTGATGCTTGAGTTCCCCCTTGTTTTTATTACTGGAAAAGTTCAAAACATTATGGTTTAATAAACCTGTTGTAATACAAGAGCTAGCTGGTGATGGCATATCTTGATGTTGAGACCAAGAATTAGCAAGAGGTCGACACGTGTATGCGGCGTGTTTGGTAAAATCCGTTGATAATTCCAGTTTTTCTTGTAGTGATGCTTGAAATTCATTTTGGACATGATGATGATAGTCGTATAATTGGCCAAGCTCTGGCTTTACATCATCAATATTAGGATTAACCCTAAAATTAGAAGGTGATGGAATATGAACTGAATTCAAATTTTGGTCTTCTGAATTTCCTCCTTGATGAAAAGGACTAATACCAAACTTTTCTTCATCACCAGAAAATCCACTCCTGCAATTTGAATTGAGATTAGTAATTAATTAACAGCATAATTAATAGGAAAAAGTTTCACGTTAGTCATACTCTAACATGGTAATACCAagactcaaaaataaaaatattataattaagaaaaaaattgCTTTAGGGCGAATTCTGAGTGTTCAACTGTACTCGTTTCTTGCTACTTGAACTATGTATACATGTACATATAATAAAATTATAAGTACTCATTTTGAACGCGTTGAGTCGTTGTCTCTAGATCTTGTATTCGCCTCTGCTCATAACATGAAGAATTTAAAAAATAGATCAAATGATAATTATTAGCTCAACCAAAGGGGAAAGTTTTTGGaatgacaaaaaataaaaataaaaattcagccTTTGAAACATGATAAAGGTAAACAAGAATTGAACCAAACTACGTAAACATGACAAAGAAAAGACTGAGAGAGAAATTAAAGATATGTATTTACAGAAGTAGTTGGCTCAATGAGCGAGCTGGGAAATCTTGGTTTGAATTATCAGCTAAAGAAGAATTAGAAGCTCCGTAAAAatgcgaagaagaagaagacgaagaagaaatATGCTCAGATTGTTGATGCATATTATTTCCATTCATTAGCATACTCCACCAATTAGTAGGGTTTCCAGCCATCATTTGCTACTGCTTATGATTATTGACTGATCCTCAACTCGAAGattattttttgtcttttctctGTATGTTTTGAACATCTATACGATCCTTCATCTTCTTCTCTGTGGGTTTTTCTCTTTCTCTCACTACTTTTTGATCTAGTGTACAAATCACTAGttgtttattttttccttttttgtgcaAAAAAACGAGGCTTCGTTGAAGGCTTTCAAGGCCGTATTTGCTTTACTCATAAGAGGTTGAAGAAACCAATATATCATTGTCAACTGAGTAACATTTACTTAGTAGTATTTCTTACTTGTGGGGTTGAGAAGCTTTATGATTGTATTTTGTTTTCCTCTTATTGAtcctttctttttatttatttagtacTAGTATTTATTTTTGCTTGCTTTAGCTTTATTGTAAAGTGGAGGCAGAAAAGGGATGGTGGGTCAGGCTCAAAAACAAATGCTCGTTGAGTTTTTTTAAACTTACATCGACTTGGAGTGGTAACTAAGGGATTGTTCTTTTATGTTGCTACTAGATATAGAACTGCATTCTTAGATCTTATCATGTAAAACAGAAGCGTGCTCTTTTACCATAGCAGTATGAGCAGAGGCGGAGCCAGAATTCGAAGCTAATGAGTTCGAAATTTTAATCTCtttaagttactgggttctaaattgTTAATTCGTACATTCTTAATGAATTTCTTCATACAAATACAGGAGTTGGACCGAAATTACTGGGTTCGCCGAACCCTTAAGAGGCACGCTAGCTCCTCCCCTGAGTATAAGTTTCTGTGAATGATACTCTATTAATTAATTAGTATCAAAAGCGGAGCTATAATTTAAAATTTATGGGTTCAAGATTCTAGTTTATTTAAGTTGCtaagttctaaattaataatttgtacgtACATATTTAAATTTCTTAAGTCAAATATAATTATGTTTGGATTAAAGCTGCTGAGTTCGGCCGTATAAAAGAATTTTTAGTTGCACTATAAAGTTATTCAAAACTACATATCcctacaataaaaaataaaagagacaACCTACGGCAGTTAATTTACGGTGGTAGTGTAACATGTAATGTCAGTTCGTATATAATTAAGTTAAATCCTTAATCATGTTTCTATCATTTTAAGTTTTATTGCAGAGAAGGACTCAGAGTTCTCGGCCAAACGATCACTAAAATTAGAAACAATTGAAGTTTTTGATAGCTTTAAAGAATTTGGGATTAATTATTAGCCGGAGAAGTATTACTAGTCTGGACAAGATCAACTGTGACATCCTTCAGGTTTAGATTGTACAATTCTTAATTCAGTTGTAGGGACGCTAATAATTACAGTATCTGATATTAATAGTGATGTTATACTATACATAGGTTTAGCAGGAGGTAAAGCCTTTAACAAACAGGAATTTCATAAACAATTGAACTTCTTGCCTGGCACCCTCGCTAGAGCCATTTTTATGTACGTCTTTCTTTTGTCTCTTAAGAGTCTGATTTCTCGAAAATCAATAGCAGTCTCCCTATCGTTAACCCATTGTAATCCCACAAATagatgtttaaccaaaaagtagAACTCTTGGTTCAAATAATTAAAGTTATGTATCAAGGGGTTAAACCTAGTTAACAATAATATTTCTAGATATGAGTTATGAAATTAAAGCGTGGCTAATGTGGGACAGATCTGTAAGAAATATAATAATGGTGATTCCAAGCGACATGAATAATAATGGAGCAATAAATAACAATGAACAATAATAAATGGCATTCAAGTAAATAAAGAAGTGATTCACCCAATAAACGAGGAAATAGATGTTATTCcttctgacaatgatgaatgacaGACAATTCCTTGAATGTTTCGAATTATTCGCCGATCTGGTAGAAAGTCTGGAATGATGTGGACAAGAATCTTGGTAAAAAAGGTGTTGTTTATATCTTAGTCGGAGAGAGAGAATCTTTTTATCAAAGTATGCTCTTGCAAACGAATATCACATACCCTACATCATTGTCTCTTTTCATCTTTATATGAGTCATGTCCCTAATAAACCTTAATAGTATAAGTGCagagaatatccactagaatattctcttGAATATCCTTTTTTGCAAACTAGCCGTTATAACACTATCAACGATGCTCGACCTCGACCATTGTTGACATCTCGATCACGAATCTCGCTGCTTCTTAGTCGACCTTGACTGATGACGGCTTGAAGACTCTTCCTTTAGCGTTACCTTGTCTTAAATACTTTAAGGCAGATTTTGACCTgcacagttagtccctccgtttATTGAGGCCGGCCTCAGGCGGCCTTGATGAGCGAATTTTGTTCGTGGTGGTCGAGAAGGTTGGACGAGCGGGTTGGGTTGCGATGTTTGAGATGAGCTGACAATGTGGCCTTTCGTGAACCACAACTTTTAGGGTTACATCATTTCTGAATCAAAGTAACGTCATGACGTCATGCACCATTATGGTACATTTTCCCGATGCGTTACCCCATTTCGCGTACGTCTCTTGATTGAATATGTCGCTTCGATATAGGTGCTAAGTAATGATGGCATAATTTCTCATTTTCGGTGCTTGAGCTCTTATAAATAGGGATGTGAAGGAACACACTCGCGTTTTACAGATTTCTCATATCGAAACTCGGggccttcttcttcttattccaTTATTGGGTATCTTCCTTTCCCACTCTTGCGATCCCTATTGCTTTTAACTCTTCGCTACTTGAATACCCTCTCTTTCATCAGAATTGTGTCCAATATATCTTCTAGTCCCAGCGCGGAAAATAACCCGGTCTCCTTGGCGATGGTTTGCCTCATCACGTGGAGGGCGTCTCTGTTGCCGTTAAGGATGAGGATTTCCCTACGGTGGAGAAGATAGTTCCTTGTGGTGGGAAAGTTAGGTCTGATTTTTCAACGGCGTCTGATGCTGAGCCTGGGATCTTCGAGTCGGTGATAAAAGAGGCCGATTTATTAGATCATAGGGCCAAATTTGATATTCCCGCTCGCACCGAGGTTGTCCCTATAGAGCGGGATATGGTATAGGTCCACTGCCTCGGGTATTGTGCGTTCTACACCTACCCCTTCTATGTCGGCTacactctttcccttttcccgtTGGCAGAGTTTTGCCATTTCTATGGCATTTGCCTGGCTCAGCTTGCACCGCATATTTGCAAGCTCATTAGGATGCTAACTAAGTTTGCGGAATTGGCTGGGGTTGAGATCACACTTCAGCATTTGATGCATCTCTTCACCCCTAGTTTCTATAAGGGGACAATGTTAAACCTTCGCCATCGGGGGGAAAAATgcctggtggtgaagatggacgacaagGCAAACTGTCAATTCTGGCACAATTTTTTCTTCGTTAAATTGAAGACGTGGTGGCCAACGTAGATGGCTTTCCCGAAACTTGGAATTATACTTGTAAGTGTCTAACTCCTCTTCGTTGAGGCATTTGATTTACTTGCTTGGTTGTGGGTTTTGCTCTCTTGCTCTTCATTTATTCAGACAAGACTATGCCCCCTCATTTGGTCGGGGATATTTCTGACTGGGTCGGCCAACTCCTCCCACACATCGCTTAATTCGTGAATGGACGGGCTACTTTAAGAAGTTTGGGCCCACTCCTTCCCTAACCAGTGAGTTTCTTTGTTTTGGCCTCTTAGACGCTTACCTCTTATAGTTTGATATGGCTGATCTTCTTTTGTTTTGTGCTTCTTTCATTTCCAGCCCGAGGGTCTTTGAGGAGGATAAAAACTCCCCCACCTGCATTCCGTAAGAGGAAAGTTATTTCCTCTTCGGCTTCTGCCCCCTCTACGACTGTAACTAGGCATGCCCGCTCTTCGATCCCACCTACTGTTGTTTTAGACTCAATTTCTTCTCTATTTGTGGATATTCCGATAGTGGAGCCTCCGGCCTCCCCCTTTTACTGTTTTGTGGACGAGGAGGAGGAATCATTGCCAAGTGATAGGGATTTGGTGCCTCGTAAGAGGAGGTCAGTTGACGTTGGAGATGAAGTTGTTCGGGCTGCGGATTCTATGATGGATGATGTCACCCTATAAGAAACAACAACCATAGTTCTTGAAGACGATGTCGAACTAGCGTCTGAGGTTCCAATATCAGTGGAAGTCATTAAGGGCATACCCCTTCCTTCTGCGATGATGGAAGTCGAAGGGCCAAATGCTAGGGTTACTGATATTTTGCGGCAAGAGGGGACATCAACTGCGCAACCATTCGATGATATTTTGTTGCCGTGTGATGGGAGAAATAAAGGTATTGCCGAAGATGGTTATGAGACAGGTTTAACATCGATGTCGCTGAACTGAGGATAATGAAATAGGGGTTTACCCAACTCGAGGTGAGGTTGAAGGGGTCTACGAGGACTATTATGATCCCCATGGATCGTGATCTATTGAAGAATAAGGAGAACATAGTCCCTGCCCTCAGCCCTCTTTGCTCTGACATGGAAGGAAAAACCCTTAGAGAGCTGGACGACGTCACTCTATCGAGGAGTTAAAACGCAAGTATCTTGAGTTCCGTGGTAAGTACTGGGAGATTCGTAGGTGTTTTGGCAAGGGCGTCAACTTGCAGGCCCTTGATGAGTTGAGGGAGAAGGACGACAAGCCGGTGAGGGTCATTGAGAAATATAGCATCCTTGAAGGGACGCTTAGAGGTAAGGAAGAAGATCTCGAAGTCAACAAGGGGTCGAAGCCAATGCCGCGATCTCCAAGCCCAGGTGGTTTCACTGCGCCCAGCTTGAGGAGTGTCAATCTAGAGCGGATGCTCTAAGCAGCGAGGTTGTCGAGAAGGCAGAGGATCTTGAGAAGGCGGAGTTTCCTCGATCGTGGGCTCTGAGGAAGGCGGAGGCTTTGGAGGTAGTGATCTATATTCTTCGCTTTGAGTAAGAAAATGACTTGGAGACGTCTAGGCCCAAAAAAGCACGACTTGATGAGAGGATTGAAGAGCTCAATAAAGAGGCTTCTGGCCTCTACGATCGAGTTACCACTCTAGAGTTCGAGAAGGCCCAGTTGTTGGCTCAACCGTCCTGTTCCCATACTTCAGATTTTCCTAATGTTCCTCACAAGTTTTACGAGGAGTGGATTTATGCTGAGACCCAGTTAGATGTGTTTAGAGATTTGATGAGGGCAGGAACCATTTCAGAGGTCGTCTTCAAAGATGCTCGTGTTAAGGCTCGCGAAGCTCGAGTTGCTTGTGGATATGACCTAGCTCACCAGAGGCCGGTGATGACAAAAGGGACGAAGGTGTAGACTGACTTGAGCAGAATGCCTGGTACGACGTTGCATATCCTGAGGGTGAAGGTGGCAATGGCAAAGGTGTTGAAGGTAAAAGGGGCAATGATGTCGAGGGCCAAGTTGGCAAGGATGTCGCAGGCCATGATGGTAATGGCCAGtagttttcttttttgatttttttgtatatttttgtgtgTAGTTGGTGGCGCCTTCATGAGCCTCTATAAAAAAATATTCTACGTATGAAATGCCAACTTCGTTATTTGCATCAGATTCTCTTCCTGTGGTTCGTTTTTGTATGTTTTTTAATTTTGTCGCTTGGTTATCTTGATTTTATAGCCGTGATCACTTAATGGCGAGTGGCAACCAAAGGTTGGTGGGCCGTTAGGTGTtagttcgaacaaggtcaaaTATATCATAAATTCAATTATGGCTGAGGGCCAGTGGATGTTAGTTCGAATAAGGTCGAACATAACCTAAGTTTATGGCTACGGGCTAGTAGGTGctggttcgaacaaggtcgaacataACCTTCATTTAATTATGGCAGATGGCCGGTGGGTGttaatttgaacgaggtcgaacatAACCTATGTTTAATTATGGTCGAGCGCCAGTAAGTGTTGGGTCGAACAAGGTCGAACACAACATTCGTTTAATTATGGCTGAGTGTCGGTAGGTGTTAATTTGAATGAGGTCGAATATAACCTAAGTTTAATTATGGCCGAGGGCCGGTAGGTATtaattcgaacaaggtcaaaCATAACCTATGTTTAATTATAGCCAAGGGCTAGTAGATGTtagtttgaacgaggtcgaacatAACCTAAGTTTGGAAAGATATGCCTCTAGGTGCAGCGTTTTTCGGCATCGTGAACTTTAAGCATTCTTGCCTTGTTTGTACACTTGGATAAATATAAATAAACTTTATGAATTGCTGCTTTGTTCAAACACTTGGAGAAATTTACAAATTTTCAGGCGTTGGCTGGCATTCCAGTCCCAGTCACATCTATCGAGTCCCTTCATTGGTCGACCTGGAGAGTGCTTGAGAGGTCGAGCAATGAACTCACCGTGCCGTGCCTCCGTCTTTGCGTACTTTGACTTGAAGTGTTCCCTTTTtcacctcgttaaaaaccttctTGAGAAAACCTAATTGGGACAAAAATCAAGTGAgggaaaaaagagtacgacttgagAGATGCTTTATCTCTTAAATgttgaagtacttgaggtgggtGATATTCCTGTTGTTTGGTAGCAGCTTTCCTTCCATTATTTCTCGTTGGAATGACCCTTTGTTCGCTTTTGCCGTAATTTTGTACGGGCCGTACCAATTTGTTCCTAGTTTTCCTTCCTGTGGGTCTTTGCTCGCTTGAGTTTTAGCTTTAAGCTCGTAGTCCCCGACTTTGAGTGGCATGACCTTTGCCTTCTTGTTATAATAGCgttctgcttgttgtttttgggtGAACATCCTTATGTAGGCCATGTCTCCTCGTTCTTCAAGTTAGCCGGGCTCCTGCCTTCTGCTTTTGTCGTTCCTTGGTCTACTCTCATAGGAgtactgataactagggattttgacatgtttcatgctccttcttacttacgctttgattataaattcttacaaaatagtctcaaaaggctcataagttgtgcttgattgtaggtttgaccAACAAAGTGACGAGACGTCAAATATCGGCTCAAAatgagtgaaacctgcacaagtaccaaagacaagacaactcaggacaaacaggcctagtgcgaccgcactacactttgtgcggtccgcactagggagaaTCAGAGAGCTGAATTTGAAGGCATCAAAGCAGTGAAGCCACAGtacatattgtgcggtccgcactgaagatACCGCGGTCCGCAAAACCATTTTATGCGGTCAGCGGAAATAATCTTCATAGAGATGTCAAGTGCTAAGGTTCAAGCCTATGCGGTCCGTAGTccattttgcgcggaccgcattggaagCCTCCGCAACCGCGGTCCATTCTGCGCAGTCCGtggagcctgggttcagagagttaAAATTTcagagtcaagagcctagtgcagccgcacaccattttgtgcggttcgcactgaccctgcaggggcatttttgtccagtttttccagcttagtataaatagaacctttttccatttttagggcacCAACTATGTTCTAAACtgagttgcgctcgtgagaagaccatctgtagccattttgggcatttttacttagtttttatcattgaatctttgtatttactttagtaattaattaatatgtctttatcttcatctatttctctatttttctcttctaaatgagtagctagacccattggctaggttgtggctcaaccctagtgtgggtaattgatgagtaTTGTGATTttgggctagattgactatgtgtATTTGTTATTtaggtcaattttatggtttaatttatgaattggtggttgcaaacactggctTGTGCTAAGTTGGcttggttcttcttgagaaagagagcctaagtctccaaaaatgacccaacaaggaattgggatggactcaagagaattgatagtcccaattaaagggttaaacctcgaaagagtaattacccgacttgaaccctagttgcttgagtaaaattgcctacccatttggtcttaagaaagtcaattaggcaaaatcactctctctaccgagaggcatgagagtgggtaaaatcttgcaacagttatagcatatttccccatTCATGTCAATCCTACCTTAGAAGCAATTACCTGTCAATTGGCCACCCaggaggatgccactaccctagtgcctttttatccattagatacaacttttagcaattctcgtttagcataatctagttgcatttataattagcaattgataatagtagttttttaaagaaaaaccaaaaatgattggaagtgatatttggaacaattacacaatcccaatctaaataaatactcgactccatttctagctccctgtggaaatcgatcccgactcaCAAATTGGGTAAAAACTATTGCGACCCTCTTTTCTTACTTTTCAGTAGTGCGGAGTAGGAAGcgatcaatttttggcgccgctaccggggagctaacggttttggctatctatttagttagatttgtgtattgttcttctttccttctttgttatttacttgtttgtgtcattactcaggtaccaacatggctttaaacaacgctaatgaccctcttggaaacgtgatagcaggggaggaggtagatgatcttgagcaagaagaggtgcctcttgcacctcaaggtcaacggagaggccggaatgccaatgctaatccaaatgacaatattccagtccctcccccggttcctccaagagtggctcccagagtattaccgaaccagggctatgcaagtgctattgtcccaccccgaatccgggcggacaattttcagataaccaatgtgatgttgaccttacttgagtagCGTGGGTACtgcacgggcgctgcaaatcaaaatgcctaaaaacatctcaaggggttcgtagatataTGCTGGGGGAGCAGGCAGGCAAatatgtccgaggatgcgttgagattgagacttttaccgttctcacttcggggaaaggcattagattggctcgagagactccccaaccattccatcacaacttgggatgagttggaggataagtttattgccaaattcttctctcctagtcatatggcggcacctcgggatgaaatattagccttcaagcaagagccaatggaacctttgcatgaaatttgggagcggtatagaacgatggtgaaggagtgcccaaataatgatatgaccgaggccatgatccaataaaccttctaccggggcataaatactacaaatcaatgcattgttaaccaattggctgggggc encodes the following:
- the LOC104236547 gene encoding transcription factor bHLH68-like isoform X2, producing MMAGNPTNWWSMLMNGNNMHQQSEHISSSSSSSSHFYGASNSSLADNSNQDFPARSLSQLLLSGFSGDEEKFGISPFHQGGNSEDQNLNSVHIPSPSNFRVNPNIDDVKPELGQLYDYHHHVQNEFQASLQEKLELSTDFTKHAAYTCRPLANSWSQHQDMPSPASSCITTGLLNHNVLNFSSNKNKGELKHQHPDNSSECNSTSSGGISKKARVQHSSAQPSLKVRKEKLGDRITALHQLVSPFGKTDTASVLSEAIGYVRFLQGQIQALSSPYLGNPSGSMGHISQQSFLDRSCLKRRSAI
- the LOC104236547 gene encoding transcription factor bHLH68-like isoform X1, which produces MMAGNPTNWWSMLMNGNNMHQQSEHISSSSSSSSHFYGASNSSLADNSNQDFPARSLSQLLLSGFSGDEEKFGISPFHQGGNSEDQNLNSVHIPSPSNFRVNPNIDDVKPELGQLYDYHHHVQNEFQASLQEKLELSTDFTKHAAYTCRPLANSWSQHQDMPSPASSCITTGLLNHNVLNFSSNKNKGELKHQHPDNSSECNSTSSGGISKKARVQHSSAQPSLKVRKEKLGDRITALHQLVSPFGKTDTASVLSEAIGYVRFLQGQIQALSSPYLGNPSGSMGHISQQSDSQHKTKDLRSRGLCLVPISCMQNVGSDTGADYWAPALGGSGF